The Acidobacteriota bacterium region GCGGCGACCCCGCACGGCTGATCCCGCCGAAGCTTACCCGGGCTCCCGAGCTCTTCTCAAGCGGGCAAAGTCCCGCGAACGCAACCACCTGGCTCGACGAGGAAAAGCGCGCGACCTCGCCCAGCGTATGGATCAGGCAAAGCGCCGTCAGGATGCCGACCCCGGCCTGCGTCCTCAGCAACGCCACCCGCGGATCGGTCCCGCCTTCTTCCTCAAGCCGGCGCTCGATCTCGTGGATGTTCCCGCTCAGCTGCTCTGCCGTCCGCAGCAGGATCTCCCGCCGCAGCGCCTTGCGCGGATCGGCCGGCACCGCCTCCAGGGTCTCCCGGTACGCTTGCGTCCCCATCCTCCCTTTCGGCAGCCCGAAATCGTGCGCCAGCGCCTGCAGCCGGTTGTAAACCTGCGTCCGCTGCCTCACCAGCCCCGACCTCAGCCGGATCATCTCAAGGATCGCCACGCTCTCCCGGCTCCTTCTCCAAAGCGCCGGGAACTCCTGTCTCATCAATAGCGTCAGGATGTTCTCCGCGTCCCGTGTATCCGACTTGTGCCGCGACTCCGCCCTCTTCCTTATCAAACCCGAATTGCCTACCAGCAACCTGTGTCCGTTTTCAAACATCAGTTCCTCGAACCAGTCGGCCTTCCCAGTCGCCTCGATGCCGACCGTTCCCTTCGGCATCTCCCGGTAAAACCCGGCCAACTCCTCACGGTTCTTGTGGAATATCGTTCTTGTTTTCAATTCCCCGTCCCGTCATCCAGCCAGCAGATCGTCTGCTGATGTGGATGAAAGTCGACTCCGTAGTATACTTCCATAACGGTTTCTCCTTATCTTCGACACGAAGAGACCTTGAATACTCGTCAGCATAACACTGACTGGGGAGAAACCGTCTTTATAACATCACGCGGACCTGCTGCAATCACGAGAGTTACGCGTGTTACACACGCTTTGGAGGTCGTGGCGACGGGCCACCACGTTCCGCTCCGCTTCACGTGGTGCTACCGCAAGTTCGCGTGCTCCGCACGCTTGAAGATGTAAAGTCGGTTGTCATATGGATTTCTCCAACAGGCTTACAGGATTCAAAAATGCGGAATCTGAATTGAAATCGAGAATCCCAAATCCCAATTCCCAAATCCAGCGGGTTATTTCGCAAGTGCCTGTTGACGCAAGCTCCTTATCTGCGGATCGTTCGAGTTTGCTGAATTCGCCAGAAACTTCTGAAGCATTTGATCTGCTTGACCGGTTTGGCCGTTCTCCCGGTAAAGTGTGGCGAGCAGGAATTGCGAGCGCAGGCATTCGGGCCGCGAACTCGGGGTGACAAGTTCCTGTATGCTTTCGAGTTCCGTCAACGCGAGGTCCTTTCGGTCGGTTGTGAGATAAATGTCCGACAAACTGGTTGCGAACTCGCAGCGGGCGAACGGAAAAAGCTCCTTGCCTTTTTGAAGCGCTGATTCAGCTTCGAGACCGTTTCCCGCTTGCTGTAGCGACAATGCTCTCTTCAATTCGGCGGTCGGCGACGGCGTTCTTCCGCGTGTTTCAAGATATGGAAAATCGTCCGGTGCGGAGGCGCGGGTTTCGGCGATACTCCATTCCATATCTCGCAGGCGTTCAGAATTCATCGAACCCCGGAAATTCTCAAGTCTGCCCGCAGGCCTGAAATAAGATTCGGCGATCGCCGCGCGGCGAAATTGTTTCTCCGAACTGTCGAGGTTGGGAAGAAGAAAGTACCCCGCGACGACCAAAAGTCCGACCGTGGCGCCGACGAAAAAGCGCGCCGGACGTCGCGCGTACCGCCAGACAATATAAAAGACCGCAACCAACATTATCGCCGCCGGAAGAATCGTCCAGATACTTGAAGGGAACCCGGCGACGTTCGCCAGATTCGGCGTGAACCAGTTTTCATTCCACAGGAATTTGCCCCAAAAACTGTTGTGCGGATATCTGAATTCGGGTGGCGCAAATGGAAACGTCAGGATCGGAACGGTGCAAAGCACGAACGAGATCGCAAAAAGAAAGCCCTGCCAGAGATTCGAAAATTCATATATCTCGCCGTCGAAGAACGAGTCCAGAAGCAAGGGAAGCAGCATCACGAGATAGCGCGCGCCGAATGCCCAACCTCCGTGCGCCGCGCCGTGGCCGCACAACGCGATCACAGAGACGACAATAATCGCAACCTTCACCCTATGGCGACGAGTCCGGTATTCACGCGAAGTAACGAAAGCAACTACCGAAAGGACCAGAATCGGCGCGTAAAAGAACAAACCGCGGGCCGGCGAAAAGAGAAGAAGGTAAAGACTTGAAAGCGACGGAACGCCGACGCCGCCCGTCCCGTCCGCCAATCCCGGGAATGACTCGTACGCGTACGATAGCGCGAATGGCGAGCCGTAAAGCGAGTAGTTGTAAGCCGCCAAAATCATCGCGAACGGCGCGCTGCCGGCAAGAAAGAAAAAGACGTTTCGAAAACGATCCTCACGAGGCGCAAACAACAGGCCGCCGCCGAGCACTGCCACCGGAATCAACGCCGGAAACTCGGAAATTACAGCGAGGCCGCAGATCGATCCGGCGAGAAAGCAGTTTCGAAGGAATATCCGCGGCGCGTCATAGATCACTCGGAACGCAGCATAAAGCAGGACGCCGACGAAAACATGTGAAAAGAAAAGTAGCGAATAAACGAATAAAGGTGAGGCGAACAGAAGAATCGCCAGAGAAAACTCATCGGTGTCGCGACTGTAAAGCCACCAGCCCAGAAGAAGGATCGGCAGGGTCGAAAAGAAAAACCGCATTACGAACCAGCTGATTCGAAGATTTGAAGCGTTCGGCGGCCCGACGATTGCTCGTGTGAGTGCGTAGATCGGCGCCGCGAGCATCGACATTCCCGGCGGTTTGTTTGAATAGGTTGCCGATCCGACTTTAGCGGTTTCGACACTCGGGCCGATAAGTTCTTCCGTCCAGCTGATCTCGAACGACGACTTTTCAACCAAGGACGCGGCAGTCGCCCAGCGAGTAAGCTCATCGGCGGAACCGCCGTGGGGAAACATCGGCAGCAGGTAGACCGCCAGAAAAAGATAGATAGCAAGAATCCAGAAGCCCTTATTTTTTTCCACTATTTTGCTTTTGGACCGCCTCGACCATATTTTCGACGGGCGGCGCGTCGCTGTTTGCCGTCGAAAACGTCAGACGCTTTCCCTCAAGGCGAAAGGCGGTGCCGTTCCATTTATAGCGAGATCTGGTCCAATGCGTCGGACAGCAGATCTGTTCTTCGTCTCCGGTGATCTTTGCCGTGTCGAGTTCGCCGACGATATACCGATCTTGGCCGAACAAATCGACGACAACTTTGCCGTCCTCGAGCCGTATGTTTTTCAGGCCGCCGTCGGCCCGATCGCCGGTGCGGAAGTTCCAGACCAATTCGGG contains the following coding sequences:
- a CDS encoding IS110 family transposase, with translation MKTRTIFHKNREELAGFYREMPKGTVGIEATGKADWFEELMFENGHRLLVGNSGLIRKRAESRHKSDTRDAENILTLLMRQEFPALWRRSRESVAILEMIRLRSGLVRQRTQVYNRLQALAHDFGLPKGRMGTQAYRETLEAVPADPRKALRREILLRTAEQLSGNIHEIERRLEEEGGTDPRVALLRTQAGVGILTALCLIHTLGEVARFSSSSQVVAFAGLCPLEKSSGARVSFGGISRAGSPLLRYMLGQAANAAARRDERLRAFYRRLARKKTRRVAKTAVTRKLLVKLSVMLRENITAREFDMRGSTAGDTRGETRSEMTVA